A window of Terriglobia bacterium genomic DNA:
CGACATTCTGCGAACCGAAGCCATGGATCAGCCTCGCAGCCTCCTTCATCCCCTCGAGGCCGTCAATCGCCCGCCCCAGCAGAGCACCCGCTTCGTGCAGGTTTGGGGTTACCACCGCAGCCAGCGGCAGCAAGCTTTCCCGCAGAGTCATAATGGCTTGGGGGTCGAGTAACGGTATCCCGCTGGTGGAAACCATCACCGGGTCCACGACGACAGGAATTTCACGGTGCCGCCTGATTTCGTCCGCCACGGCCCGAATAATCCCGGGATTCGCAAGCATCCCTGTTTTGATCGCGTCGCAGCCCACATCTTCAATACACACCTTCATCTGCAAGGCCACAAACTCCGGGTCCGTTTCCACTATCCCAAGGACACTCTCCGTGCTCTGGGCGGTCAAAGCCGTGATCGCGGTCATTGCGTAGACGCCAAGCGCGGACGCCGTCTTCAAATCGGCCTGAATGCCGGCGCCGCCGCTGGAATCAGAGCCGGCCACAATCAGCAGACGCGGGAGCTTGGCTGCGCTTGCTTCCATAGCTTTTTCATTTTACCTGCATTGGGTCCGCATTAAAGATGGCTTGGAACCGGCCGGCCAAGATCCGTGCTGCTGGGATGGCTGAGAGATAAAATGAAGGGGCTGCCAATTCCTGAGGAGGTGCAAGATGCCTGCAATCATTCGCGTTGAACGATGCTGTCCCGGCAGCTTTCGAGTCACCATCACGGAAGGCGCCAGCAAGTCCTCGCACACGGTTTCGCTTAGCCGCGAATATTACGAAATGCTCACCGGAATGCAGGTCTCTCAGGAAGTACTCATTGAACAGTCGTTCCAATTCCTGCTGGAGAACGAGCCCAGGGAATCCATATTGCAGCAGTTTGATTTGCCCCTCATCGGCCGCTACTTTCCAGACTACGAAAGTGAGATCCGCAGGCGCCTGGCCGGTTAGCGATTCAGCAAATCTTTGAAAAACCCCCTCTGCCACGTCGTCCTGAGTGAAGCGAAGGACCTGTCATATTCGTTTAGGTGACATACAGCAATGCTTCGCTGCGGCAGCATGACGGGTGGGCTTTTTCACGAACTCGGCCGTCACGGGTTCGCGTAGCCAAGACTCTTCAGCATTTCGAGATCCTGTTTCGAAAGCCGGCCCTGGGGATTAAGTCCGCGATTGGTTTGCTTGTACCAGGTATCCAGGTCTTCCCGATATCCGCTGAGGTTTGCGATGCTCACATTGCTCGAAGACAGTTCCTTTTCCTGTGAAAAGGCATCGCCCAGCCGGTAAACCTTGAGATTATCGTTGTCCCCGGAGGTAATCACCTTGATGTCGCCCTCGACGAATCCCCGCAACGAAGGGGACCGCTTCGTTTCTGCCCAGGTCCAGAACATGCTCATCCACTGCGGTGGCAGCAGCGTCGGTTCCGCATAGGTCAGAAAAAAGGTAGGCTGCTCCGTAGCATTCTTTCCGCCATTCGCGATCACTGGATTCAGGCTATACCCAGATTCGCCCGGAAACTTGAATTCGAGACCTGCATAACTGAGGATCGTCGGCAAAATGTCAACCGTGGAAACATTGGTGCTGATCCGCTCCCCCTGCGGGATTTCTTTGGGGTAGGAATAGATCATTGGAATGTGTACTGCCGGCTGGTCGATGTGGTCGCCGTGTCCCCAGATCCCGTTTTCGCCGAGGCCCTCGCCATGGTCCGCCACAAAAACGATGAGCGTGTTGTCTCGAACGCCCAGGTCGTCCAGCAGCTTCAGCGTTTTCCCCAGATCGTTATCATCAAAAGCGATTTCGCTGTCGTAGGCACGGATCTTGGCAGCCCGGTCTGCATCAACCGACGCCGGTATCGGAAAGATTTTGGCGTTCTTTTCCTGGGGAAGGTTGGCGAACTCGGGATGCAGATCATAGGGATGGTGAGGATCAAAATAGTGGACCCAGAGGAAAAACTTCGAGCGGCCGTGCTTTTCCAGCCAGCGGCGGCTCGCGTCGCCCACTTCGTTGCCGCGGCGGGCTGCATTAACCATTTTGTAGTGATACGAGAAATTCTCGTTGTAGACGTTGAAGCCGCGCCCCAGACCCGTGATGCCCTTCTTCAGAGGCCAGGCGCTGATAAATGCCGCCGTCCGGTATCCCAGGTGATGGAGTACCTGGGCCAGCAAAACCGGGTGGGGACTTTCGGTCATGTGCATGCCGTTGATGGTCGCACCGTGCTGCTGGGGGTAGAGAGAGGTCATCATCGAGATGTGAGAGGGGCCGGTGAGAGGAATGGCCGTATAGGCGTTTTCAAACAGGACCCCGTGCGCCGCCAGGCTGTCAATTGTCGGCGAGGTCCGCCGGGCGTACCCATAGCAGGAAAGATGATCGGCCCGCGTCGTGTCAAAAGTGACCAGCAGAACATTCGGCGCGTCTTTCAGATCGAAATGGGCCTTGCTGACCTTTGCCCGCTGTCCGGCAAAAGAAACCAACGGCACGAGAACAACCGCCAGCACAGCGCCAGAGATTCGGCGCATGGAAACACCTCCAGTAATCAGTATAAAGCAGCCACCCTGCGGAAACGGGCATGGTCAGAATTTCCGAAGGGGCTCAGCGCGGAAAACGGCCTTCGAATCTCTCGACCCATTCGTGCGAGGGCTCAAGGTCTCCCCTCATCAGTTCACGTTCTACGCTGCCATCTTTCATTTGGATGATCCGGTCGGCGCGCAATGCAACCTCAGGGTTGTGGGTCACCATCACGATGGTCAAGCCCAGATCTGCCTTCAGCCGCAGCAGCAGGTCCAGCACCGCGTCCGCATTTCTTGAATCCAGGTTCCCAGTCGGCTCGTCAGCCAGCAGAATGTCCGGGTCGTTAATGAGGGCCCGTGCGATGGCGACGCGCTGCTGCTCGCCGGAGGAGAGTCCACTTACTTTCCGCAGCCGCTTTTTTTCCAGCCCTACGGCCGCCAGGAGGCTGTCAATCGATTTTGTAGAGGACCGCACCTTCCATCCCAGCAGCCGCGGAGCTTCGATGTTGTCCCGCGCGGAAAGGAAGCTCAGCAGATTAAACCGCTGAAAAACGAAACCCATCCGGATGTTCCGCATTTGCGCCCGGGCCGTGTCCCCCAACGAGGAGATCGAGACGCCGTCGATCAGCACTTCGCCCCCGGTCGGTTCCGCCAGGCCCGCGATCAGGTAAAGAAGAGTCGACTTGCCGGAGCCGGAAGGTCCCATAATGGCTGTAAACTGCCCGGCAGGAATTCTCAGATTCAGCGCATTGACAGCAGGTGGAGCGCCAGGTCCACCGTCATAAACCTTGGTCAACGCGCGCGTCTCGATCAGGATTCGCGGCCCTCCGTCGTCAATGCGGGCGCCATTATTCATAAGCAAGTGCCGCAATCGGCTCGCAGGCGCTCGCGCGATAGGCCGGGTAGGCCCCGCCGAGCACGGCGCTGGCCAGCGCAATCGCCCCTACCCGCATCACGGTTGCTGCAGGAAGCAGAAAATGAAGCGATGGATAGATGGACAAAACAATTGTCCTGGTCAGCAAGTAGAGAACGAGGGAAAGCCCTCCCCCAAACAGGCACAGCAGGCAGGCCTCACCCACAAACAGCCTCAACATGTAACGGCGACTGGCGCCCAGCGCACGAAGAATTCCCAGTTCGCGCGTCTGGCCCAGCACCTGGACGTACAGCGCCAGAAAAATCACCAGAAAGTTAATGACCCCTGCGAACACTACGATGACCATCAGGAACTGCCGCAGGCCCAGGAACGATGAGGGCGTGATCAAACTGGCAAGATCGCTCATCCGGGTGATCTGGTAGTCCTTCAGGGCCCCGCCCGCAAACTGCCTCAGCCGTTTTTCCACTTCTCCGATCGGGCTGCCGGGCTCGGATTTTACGAATATCACGGCGCACTTTCCCGGAGCCAGCAGGTCCTGGAGGGTTTTAAGAGGTACGAATACCCGCGCGCCCCTGCCGTGCTCGACCACACCGGAAACCATGAACCGGTGGTCCAGAATATTCAGCGTGCTGCCCAGATGCACGTTATGCGTCCGGGTGTAGACGTCGTCCACAAGGGCTGTGTAAGGACCGGAAAACGGGCCTCCCTGAAGATATATAAAACCTCCCGTCACCCGGCTGAAACTGGGCAGGTCGATGCCAAGAACGGTTTCCAAGCGGTTGGTGAAGCTGACGTTGGTTGCGGTAGGCGTTGCCGCCTCCACTCCATTAACTTCCGCGAGTTTCTGCGCGAGCTCATCGGGCATCACGTTCTCGCCCAGACCCAGAATGTAGGAAGAATGGGGCGGCTGAATCATCAGGTCCGCTCCAATCCCCTGCGTTCGCTGGATCTTTTCCTGCATCACACCGTTGGACAATCCTTTGATCACAAACCCCAGCAGCAGCGCCACGCTGATCATGACCATCGAGAGCAGCATCCTGATGGGATGATGCAGGAGTTGTCGCAACATGAGCTTAAGCACAGCAGCGTTCCCGTCCCTTCAGATTGCTTCCGGTACAGCTCTTCTATTTTCTTATTCTTATTATCTTAAGGCATTTGGACGAGTTTTTCCGGTGCGGAGTTGTGCCGAGGCCTGGAACCGGCGCTCGTGGAAATGTCCAGGTGGTAGTTTCGGCGGAATTGCCGGGGTGAGGACGGAGCCGGCCGAGATTGTTAGTGATTGCTAATGGAAAAGCTTGCAGGAAGGGTTGGTTGGAAAGGGGCGGAGTGGGAAACTCAAAGCTCGTCAAGCCTGCCGTAGAACCCACCAGGACAGGTGGCAAATACTGCGCTGGGAAGCGGGCCTACCGAGCGGTGTTTATCTGGGAGTTGGCAACGGGCGCTCTGCCAGCTTTTTGGCAAGGGTCAGCAAAACGTCCCGGTCAGTGGGCGAAAGCCTTGGCTGCAGGCTCCTGAGTTTTAACAGGAACCTTGCTTCTGCCCCTGCTGCGCCCCCTTCCTGGGCCAGACGTTCGAGAGTCATGTCGGTTGTTGCGAAATCGCACTCTTCTGGGGTCGCATCATCGTAATAAAAGAGCTTGTAAAGTGGTACATCCAGCGCGCCAGCAAACCTCTCCAGAGTCTCCAGTGAGGGAACCGTGTGGCCGTTCTCGACGCGCGAAATGTAGCATCGCAGCAGTCCGGTCCTTTCCTCGATGTCACCTTGAGACAGGTGTTTCTGCTCCCTCAGCTCTTTGATGCGTTCGCCAATACCCATGGTAACTTCTCCTCTATGGTCTGTCGACTGAGTGGCACACGGCCTCACCGCTCCCAGCGTACTGGATATTAACCAGGTGAGACAAGGGTACAGCAGTACTAGCACCTGAGTTCCAGTGGCGAAAAAAGCGGACGGGTAATGGCTACAAACTAATGAAAGGACGTGATTAAGATAGTGTTCGCCGGTTTCCATATTCTGGTATCACCGGGCCGCTGGACAAAGAGTTTCCCCGTAGGATTGCCTCTCGAAAATTCGGAAATCTTTCAACTGGCTATTTGGATAACAGGGCCGTCAGCAACGCCATGCGAACGAAAAGTCCGTTCTGCGCCTGTCGAAAATACGCTGCTCGGCGGTCCTGGTCCACTTCCATGGAAATCTCTTCCAGGCGGGGAAGCGGGTGCATGATGATGGCATTGGGCTTCATTAAGCGGAGTGAATTCTGGTTGATGATGTAAATTCCGCGGCAACTCTCATAATCGGCGATCCGGTCTCCAAACCGTTCTTTCTGGACCCGGGTCTGATAAACCACGTCTACCTCCGGAAGCACCCGGTCCAGAGTGGTTTCCTCGGTAAACCACGACCCGCGTTCCTCGAGGTGCTCCAGGATGTCATCCTTCATTTTCAGCAGTGGCGGGGCAACAAAGTACATCCTGGTGTCGTTGAACTTGCTCAACAAGTATGCCAGCGAGCGGACCGTGCGGCCCTGCGCAAGATCACCCACCATGGCAATCTTCAGGCCATCGATGGATCCGATTTCCTTATGGATCGTGTAGAGGTCAAGGAGGGCCTGGGTGGGATGCTGGCCAACGCCGTCACCTGCGTTGATGATCGGAACCCGCGAGACGGCTGCCGCGCGCTTTGACGTGCCCACCTCACTGTGGCGCAGAACGATCACATCCACGTAACCGTTCATGATGCGAATGGTGTCTTCCAGGGTTTCGCCTTTCGCCACCGAAGAGAACTCTGCGGCATTTTCCGTTGAAATCACCCGGCCGCCCAGCCGGTGCATGGCCGCTTCAAAGGAAAACCGGGTGCGCGTGGACGGCTCATAAAACAGCGTTGCCATCAACCGGCTGCGATACTCGTCCGTGCCGCCGTGCGCCACCAGCGTTTCCATTTCAGTGGCGACCTCAAAAAGGTGGTTGATCATCGGCAGATCGAACTGCTGAGCTTCAATCACATGGTGCAGTCTCATCGTCCACATCCTCCGGCCAAGGGTGCAATGCGTCCTCAATTTTGAATGAAATACAACTTAACTCCAGAACATATCCCCAAGCAGTGCCGGGCGTCAACCTACACCGCGTTATGAATCGCCAAATGAATTCTTCGAGGCTGTAAACCGAAGAGGCAGGCGCCTCTATCGGGTCAATGAAAGCGCCCTGCGCCACGTCATCATGGTTCTGCGGAGCCTTAGAAGGTACTGCTTTGTTGAGTTTAAGCAAGCGGCTGCAAATTCTTCCGGAGGTTGCCCTCAACATGGCGGGTGGCCTTTTCCAGCAACCCGCTAACGCTGGGAAGGCGAGCCTCCGATAGAAAGCAAAGGAGGACCTGAACCTGGAAAGTGAGCGAGCGCTCCACGGCTTTAGCTTTGCGCCGGCGATCAAGGCCCCCAGGGGAGAGCCAACATGCGTGACAAGGAAACCAAGCCGAGAGTCCTGCTGGTGGATGACGAGCGTGCTGTGTGGCAAGTCCTGGGAGAGAAGCTGGGACGAAGCGGATTCGATTGGCACGGCCGATCGAGCGCAGAGGATGCGCTGGCTTGCCTGGAACAGGAACCCATCGACGCTGTGGTGTCAGACCTGAAAATGCCGGGAATGACAGGCCTGGAACTGCTGGCCGAGACGCAGAAGCGCTATCCTCATTTGGCGTTCGTCATGGCCACCGGTGAGGACGACATCCGGGTGGCGGTCGAAGCCATGAAACACGGCGCGGACGACTATCTGGTGAAGCCCTTTCATCTGGAAGCAGCCGTGGAATCCGTGCGCCGCGCGCTGCGAAAGAAGCTCATGGAAGCGGAACTGGACAGGTATCGCCGTCAATTGGAAGAGATGGTAGAACGGCGGACCCACCAGCTCCAACTGGCCATGAAACGCATCGAGCGCGCTTACGACCAGACCCTCGAAGCGCTGGGGGCCGCGCTCGACCTTCGAGACACTGAAACGGCTGGCCACTCCCGGCGCGTCAGCCTCTACTGCCTTGAGATCGCCCGGGCGGTGCGCTGCACGAATGAGCAGCTCAAGACCATTGCCCGTGGAGCTTACCTGCACGACATCGGGAAGATTGGCATTCCGGATTCAGTGTTGCTGAAGCAGGGCAAGCTTACCGCGGAAGAAATGGCCATCATGCAGACACACGTCCGCATCGGATACGAACTGCTCAGCCGCATACCCTTTCTCTCTTCAGCCTCAGAAATTGTGCTCGCGCACCAGGAACGTTTCGACGGGGCCGGCTACCCTCGGGGGCTCATGAGAGAAGAGATCCCCCTGGGAGCCCGGATTTTTGCGATTGCAGACACACTGGATGCGATGACGTCAGACCGCCCTTATCGCCAGGCTCAACCGTTCAAGACAGCGCGCGAGGAGATTATTCGTGAATCGGGGAAACAATTCGACCCGGACGTCGTCCGCGTCTTCCTCTCATTTCCGGAGCAGACATGGGAAAAAATCCGGCTTCAGGTGGCGAGTGGCCGGGGGCGTTCCAGCCACCTGGACACGGACGGCGAAGAAAGCTTTTTGAACGAAATGTTGGTGAATTGACTTCAAAACCGCTCGGCATCACGGCCAGGGATTCATCTAACGAACGTGCTCTTCCGTCCCGGCGGTCCAGCGCGCACCCGCTACTGTTCGATATAGCCCAGGATTTCCGCCGTGCATCCTGCCAGTGTTCTTCCTGTCCGGCCCGGCCGATGGTCCACCTTGGTGGCAAAAGCAACTTTCTGGACCATAATCCTGTACTTCTGAAACTCGCATTCGTCGGCCAACACAAGATGGTCACTGTCGAACAGCTCGTCGAAACGGATTTCCCTGGCTTCGAGGTCCACATACGCTTCAGCGACGCGCGCCACCAGCTTTCCCTTCTGGTAGATAGCGTCCTGCTCCCGGTTTCCGGCGCCTGACGGGACTGCCGGACTTATATTTTCAGGACCCACAGACTTTTCGCTCACTGATTATTCACCCCTCCAAATGGCAGGCAGCCACATTCCATGCGCTCATTGTTGCAGCCCCTGATCTACTGCCAATCGCGCTGGCAGCCCAATCCTATTTCTTAATGGAATCCGGCATCATTGGTCAAGGCCTCACCGCCATCCTTTCCGAAGCCGAATTCTAACGTACAGCCTTTGGGTTGCGAATGTCATGCGAAACGATTACTCTTGCGCAGAGCGGCCGGTGCCGGCAACTGCGACGGCCGACAAAATCTGACGAACGAAGTGGCGCTGCTTCACAAACCAACGGCGCTGTACAGTTCCAGGAGGGATTTTTTCATGGGCTTGATTTCTCAGCGCCGGATGCTTCTCGCGATCCTCTCCCTGTCCTTCGTGTTTTCCGGAGCATTCATGACGGCTGCGCCGCAGCAGCAACAGACGCCGCTTGGCCGCCAGTTGGCCGATATTGCCTCGCATTTTGGCGGCAAGGTCACCTTCGCTGTGGTGGACCTCAAGACCGGCGAACGCCACGGGCTGGCCGCCGATCAGCCCGTCGCAACGGCATCGGTGATCAAGTTGCCGGTTATGGTGGAGGCGTTCTATCAAATGCAGGAAGGCAAGCTGCAATGGTCGCAGCCGGTGGAGGAAACCGGCTTCGACCGCGTCCGTGGTTCCGGAATCCTGCAGGACCTGCATCAGCAAATCGGACTTACGCTTGGCGACGCCATCACCCTGATGATCGACTTGAGCGACAACACCGCGTCCAACATCGTCATCCGCACTGTGGGGATCGATTCCGTGAATGCGCGAATGCGCAAGTTGGGGCTCCAACATACCGCTCTGAATGGCTACGTTTTCCATGAAAAGGATGCTACAAACGAGGATGCAAAAAAGTTTGGCCTAGGGGTCACGACGGCCGGCGACATGCTGCATCTGCTCACCGTCATCAGGCAACACGAGATCCTCACGCCGGCGGCCTGCGACCAGATGCTGAAGATTCTGGGCAAGCAGCGCGACAACGATGCTTTTCCGCGCTACACCAGCGACCTGCAGGGCGTCACCTGGGAGCACAAGACCGGCGCGCTTGATGCCGTCCGCAACGATGTCGGGATCGCCGAAACGCCGGTCGGACCCGTCGTCATGGCGGGCTTCGCTTACGACTCTCCCGACCACCAGTGGACTGCCGACAACGCTGCGCTGCTGGTGTTAGGACGTCTGGCCCAGGCTGCCCTGGCGCATTTCCTGCCGACAAAAGCAGCGGGTGAAGCGGCAAACTAGACCAGAATCTGCCGGCCACAGCGGCTACGTACTCCTTTTCCATAACAGAGTCTAGCTCTGATACAATTCGTACCAGTGATGCCCGTCCAGTCAGGAGCGAGAAGCCGCTCGATTTTCCGCGCTTTCCGGCCCGAGAAGCGCCTCAAGCTTGTCATCTTCTTCATCACCTCTGTGTGCAATGCAAAGTGCCGGACCTGCTTCTACTGGGAAGAACTCAACCAGCGGGGCGACCTCACATGGGAGGAGATCCAGACGCTGTCGGGAACCATGCCGCCCTTCACCGACCTGTGGCTTTCAGGCGGCGAGCCCATGCTGCGACGGGAACTTGCCGACATCCTGCGCCTGTTCTACGTAAATAATGGTATCCGATGGGTGAATCTACCCACCAATGGCCTGCTTCCAGAGCGCACCGCTGCGCAGGCGGCAAAGATCTGCACCGACAACCCAAAGCTGCAGCTTGACGTTAACGTGGCCATGGACGGCCTCTATGCCGTGCAGGATTCCATCCGCTCCGTTCCCGGCAATTTTGAAAGAACCTTGAAAACGCTGGAGGCCCTTCAGCCCTGCCGGGAGAAATTCGCGAACCTGCGCGTCAACATCAACACGGTGATCTGCGCGGAGAATTTTGATAGCGTGCTGGAAATCGGTCGCTTCGTCCGGCAGAACTGCCGAGTGGATGGCCACTACTTCAACATCATCCGGGGCAGCGCCAAAGACCCGACGCTCAAGCGAATTCCAACGGAACGACTTCCTGCTCTCTATGGCGAAATTCGAAAGATTTATGCTCACTATGCGCGCATTGC
This region includes:
- the thiD gene encoding bifunctional hydroxymethylpyrimidine kinase/phosphomethylpyrimidine kinase, producing the protein MEASAAKLPRLLIVAGSDSSGGAGIQADLKTASALGVYAMTAITALTAQSTESVLGIVETDPEFVALQMKVCIEDVGCDAIKTGMLANPGIIRAVADEIRRHREIPVVVDPVMVSTSGIPLLDPQAIMTLRESLLPLAAVVTPNLHEAGALLGRAIDGLEGMKEAARLIHGFGSQNVVVKGGHSEGTRAVDVLFDGHEFVEFRLPRIATQNTHGTGCIFASALASGLAKGNTVRQSVALAKDFVTAAIREGLPLGRGRGPANPMHLRRTSP
- a CDS encoding HD domain-containing phosphohydrolase; the encoded protein is MRDKETKPRVLLVDDERAVWQVLGEKLGRSGFDWHGRSSAEDALACLEQEPIDAVVSDLKMPGMTGLELLAETQKRYPHLAFVMATGEDDIRVAVEAMKHGADDYLVKPFHLEAAVESVRRALRKKLMEAELDRYRRQLEEMVERRTHQLQLAMKRIERAYDQTLEALGAALDLRDTETAGHSRRVSLYCLEIARAVRCTNEQLKTIARGAYLHDIGKIGIPDSVLLKQGKLTAEEMAIMQTHVRIGYELLSRIPFLSSASEIVLAHQERFDGAGYPRGLMREEIPLGARIFAIADTLDAMTSDRPYRQAQPFKTAREEIIRESGKQFDPDVVRVFLSFPEQTWEKIRLQVASGRGRSSHLDTDGEESFLNEMLVN
- a CDS encoding helix-turn-helix domain-containing protein encodes the protein MGIGERIKELREQKHLSQGDIEERTGLLRCYISRVENGHTVPSLETLERFAGALDVPLYKLFYYDDATPEECDFATTDMTLERLAQEGGAAGAEARFLLKLRSLQPRLSPTDRDVLLTLAKKLAERPLPTPR
- a CDS encoding radical SAM protein, which encodes MPVQSGARSRSIFRAFRPEKRLKLVIFFITSVCNAKCRTCFYWEELNQRGDLTWEEIQTLSGTMPPFTDLWLSGGEPMLRRELADILRLFYVNNGIRWVNLPTNGLLPERTAAQAAKICTDNPKLQLDVNVAMDGLYAVQDSIRSVPGNFERTLKTLEALQPCREKFANLRVNINTVICAENFDSVLEIGRFVRQNCRVDGHYFNIIRGSAKDPTLKRIPTERLPALYGEIRKIYAHYARIATRHHGGLFNRIGRAYYEGVLAFHNRVQLENVESSHAWPMPCTAGETSIVIDYNGDVRACELRGRLGSLRDFDCDFQKFWNAEARRNEPTAIAHDQCWCTHVCFIHDSLRHSPKALLYDVPLSYLQLKLARLPNGHHRGDGQ
- a CDS encoding sulfatase, whose amino-acid sequence is MRRISGAVLAVVLVPLVSFAGQRAKVSKAHFDLKDAPNVLLVTFDTTRADHLSCYGYARRTSPTIDSLAAHGVLFENAYTAIPLTGPSHISMMTSLYPQQHGATINGMHMTESPHPVLLAQVLHHLGYRTAAFISAWPLKKGITGLGRGFNVYNENFSYHYKMVNAARRGNEVGDASRRWLEKHGRSKFFLWVHYFDPHHPYDLHPEFANLPQEKNAKIFPIPASVDADRAAKIRAYDSEIAFDDNDLGKTLKLLDDLGVRDNTLIVFVADHGEGLGENGIWGHGDHIDQPAVHIPMIYSYPKEIPQGERISTNVSTVDILPTILSYAGLEFKFPGESGYSLNPVIANGGKNATEQPTFFLTYAEPTLLPPQWMSMFWTWAETKRSPSLRGFVEGDIKVITSGDNDNLKVYRLGDAFSQEKELSSSNVSIANLSGYREDLDTWYKQTNRGLNPQGRLSKQDLEMLKSLGYANP
- a CDS encoding serine hydrolase yields the protein MGLISQRRMLLAILSLSFVFSGAFMTAAPQQQQTPLGRQLADIASHFGGKVTFAVVDLKTGERHGLAADQPVATASVIKLPVMVEAFYQMQEGKLQWSQPVEETGFDRVRGSGILQDLHQQIGLTLGDAITLMIDLSDNTASNIVIRTVGIDSVNARMRKLGLQHTALNGYVFHEKDATNEDAKKFGLGVTTAGDMLHLLTVIRQHEILTPAACDQMLKILGKQRDNDAFPRYTSDLQGVTWEHKTGALDAVRNDVGIAETPVGPVVMAGFAYDSPDHQWTADNAALLVLGRLAQAALAHFLPTKAAGEAAN
- a CDS encoding ABC transporter permease, which gives rise to MLRQLLHHPIRMLLSMVMISVALLLGFVIKGLSNGVMQEKIQRTQGIGADLMIQPPHSSYILGLGENVMPDELAQKLAEVNGVEAATPTATNVSFTNRLETVLGIDLPSFSRVTGGFIYLQGGPFSGPYTALVDDVYTRTHNVHLGSTLNILDHRFMVSGVVEHGRGARVFVPLKTLQDLLAPGKCAVIFVKSEPGSPIGEVEKRLRQFAGGALKDYQITRMSDLASLITPSSFLGLRQFLMVIVVFAGVINFLVIFLALYVQVLGQTRELGILRALGASRRYMLRLFVGEACLLCLFGGGLSLVLYLLTRTIVLSIYPSLHFLLPAATVMRVGAIALASAVLGGAYPAYRASACEPIAALAYE
- a CDS encoding ABC transporter ATP-binding protein; translation: MNNGARIDDGGPRILIETRALTKVYDGGPGAPPAVNALNLRIPAGQFTAIMGPSGSGKSTLLYLIAGLAEPTGGEVLIDGVSISSLGDTARAQMRNIRMGFVFQRFNLLSFLSARDNIEAPRLLGWKVRSSTKSIDSLLAAVGLEKKRLRKVSGLSSGEQQRVAIARALINDPDILLADEPTGNLDSRNADAVLDLLLRLKADLGLTIVMVTHNPEVALRADRIIQMKDGSVERELMRGDLEPSHEWVERFEGRFPR
- the pyrB gene encoding aspartate carbamoyltransferase, with amino-acid sequence MRLHHVIEAQQFDLPMINHLFEVATEMETLVAHGGTDEYRSRLMATLFYEPSTRTRFSFEAAMHRLGGRVISTENAAEFSSVAKGETLEDTIRIMNGYVDVIVLRHSEVGTSKRAAAVSRVPIINAGDGVGQHPTQALLDLYTIHKEIGSIDGLKIAMVGDLAQGRTVRSLAYLLSKFNDTRMYFVAPPLLKMKDDILEHLEERGSWFTEETTLDRVLPEVDVVYQTRVQKERFGDRIADYESCRGIYIINQNSLRLMKPNAIIMHPLPRLEEISMEVDQDRRAAYFRQAQNGLFVRMALLTALLSK